In Desulfopila inferna, a single genomic region encodes these proteins:
- the mutS gene encoding DNA mismatch repair protein MutS, with translation MTRSVKLTPMMQQYLEIKENNPDSILFYRMGDFYEMFMDDAEIASKILGITLTSRNNKGDAARVPMCGIPYHASQSYIAKLVRAGHRVAICEQTEDPAQAKGIVRREVIQTISPGVVTDNQLLDDRSNNYVAAIKRKSGTEVEVFGLSLLDLSTGKFLVGEFENQTGNYEIILDQLSRLCPAELLIDTSDKENLSGFLAVTQTVLPGLCITERDEGLFHLSSCREILLEHFNVINLRGFGCDSMRYGLTAAGVLLDYVREMQKTAINHIEALTPIDLESILLIDDSSRRNLELTQTIIGTSREGSLLSVIDKTSTPMGARLLKDSLLFPLQDAGRINDRLDSVNHLYKNNRLRQEIRQSLSTILDIERLNSRMVLGNGNGRDMLALKHSLAGLPTLKDLLTQCNTRKFREIDDQFETLAELHALLENAIHEDPPVTLRDGRLIKEGYNSELDELVHLLRHGKQLILDLEAKERRDTGIAKLKVGYNKVFGYYIEISKINVDKVPEHYIRKQTLVNAERFITPELKEFESKVASAHDRRLDLEYTLFIEIRSLLAAQSSRLLKIAALLARIDFFASLAEVAHLHNYRRPTVDQSDEIVITEGRHPVIEQALPSGKFVPNDVSLNQKSDEVIIITGPNMAGKSTVLRQTALIVLMAQMGSFVPADQARIGIVDKIFTRVGAMDDLRRGQSTFMVEMNETANILNNATTRSLVILDEIGRGTSTFDGLSIAWAVAEHLVKKDDKGIKTLFATHYHELTELARKQERVQNFSIAVKEWNDTIIFLHKLVRGGTNRSYGIQVAGLAGVPDSVVGRAKDILHAIETGEMAGGGTRNLTTATAQNKKKHPNQLSLFETSIDPLRSYLQKITIDDLSPRQALEVLYELDRIANT, from the coding sequence ATGACACGATCAGTAAAGCTTACCCCTATGATGCAGCAGTATCTGGAAATCAAGGAAAATAATCCTGATTCCATCCTCTTTTACCGTATGGGGGATTTTTATGAAATGTTCATGGATGATGCCGAAATTGCCTCAAAAATCCTAGGCATCACCCTGACATCCAGAAACAATAAGGGTGATGCAGCCAGGGTACCGATGTGCGGCATTCCCTATCATGCATCCCAATCCTACATTGCCAAACTGGTCAGGGCAGGACACCGGGTGGCTATCTGCGAACAGACCGAAGATCCCGCTCAGGCCAAAGGCATCGTCCGCCGGGAAGTCATTCAGACCATATCACCAGGGGTTGTTACCGATAATCAGCTCCTGGATGACAGGTCCAACAACTACGTTGCCGCAATCAAGAGAAAGAGCGGAACTGAAGTGGAGGTCTTCGGTCTGAGCCTGCTCGATCTCAGCACGGGAAAATTTCTTGTGGGCGAATTCGAGAACCAAACCGGCAATTATGAAATAATCCTGGATCAACTGTCGCGCCTCTGTCCTGCCGAATTGCTGATTGACACCAGTGATAAAGAAAATCTTTCAGGTTTTCTAGCCGTTACACAAACAGTGCTGCCTGGTCTATGTATAACAGAGAGAGACGAAGGTCTCTTTCATCTTTCCTCCTGCAGGGAAATTCTCCTCGAACACTTCAACGTCATCAACCTTCGCGGATTCGGCTGCGACTCCATGCGATACGGATTGACGGCGGCCGGGGTTCTGCTCGATTATGTCCGGGAAATGCAGAAAACCGCCATTAATCATATAGAGGCACTGACCCCCATCGATCTGGAATCCATCCTGTTGATCGACGACTCTTCGCGCAGGAACCTGGAGCTTACCCAGACCATCATCGGTACCAGCCGTGAGGGTTCACTGCTCTCGGTCATCGATAAAACCTCGACACCGATGGGAGCGCGTCTGCTCAAGGACAGCCTGCTTTTTCCTCTTCAGGATGCCGGCAGAATCAACGACAGACTGGACAGCGTCAATCATCTCTACAAGAACAACCGGCTGCGTCAGGAGATACGGCAGTCTCTCAGTACTATTCTCGACATCGAAAGGCTCAACAGCAGAATGGTACTCGGCAACGGCAATGGCCGTGATATGCTGGCCCTGAAACATTCACTTGCCGGATTGCCCACACTCAAAGATCTCCTCACCCAGTGCAATACCAGAAAGTTTCGGGAAATAGACGATCAATTTGAGACCCTTGCAGAGCTTCACGCCCTTCTTGAAAACGCGATTCACGAAGATCCCCCGGTGACCCTGCGGGACGGCAGGCTGATCAAGGAGGGCTATAATAGTGAGCTCGACGAGTTGGTACACCTGCTGCGCCACGGCAAACAGCTTATTCTCGACCTGGAGGCCAAGGAACGCAGGGACACCGGGATCGCCAAGCTGAAGGTCGGTTATAATAAGGTTTTCGGTTACTATATCGAAATCAGCAAGATCAATGTCGACAAGGTTCCGGAACACTACATCCGCAAGCAGACCCTGGTGAATGCCGAACGCTTCATTACCCCGGAACTAAAGGAATTCGAAAGCAAGGTAGCCAGTGCCCATGATCGCAGGCTCGACCTTGAGTATACTCTGTTTATCGAGATACGCTCTCTCCTGGCCGCACAAAGCTCAAGACTGCTGAAGATCGCCGCCCTGCTGGCTCGAATCGACTTCTTTGCTTCACTAGCCGAGGTGGCCCATCTGCACAATTACCGGCGTCCCACCGTCGATCAGAGCGATGAGATCGTCATAACCGAAGGGAGGCATCCGGTAATTGAACAGGCACTGCCCAGCGGAAAGTTCGTTCCCAACGATGTCTCGCTCAACCAAAAATCAGATGAAGTCATAATCATTACCGGCCCGAATATGGCCGGTAAATCGACCGTGCTGCGGCAAACCGCACTGATTGTACTGATGGCCCAAATGGGCAGCTTTGTCCCCGCCGATCAGGCTAGAATCGGTATCGTCGATAAGATCTTTACTCGGGTCGGGGCCATGGATGATCTGCGTCGCGGCCAGTCCACCTTCATGGTGGAAATGAACGAGACCGCCAATATTTTAAACAATGCAACCACCAGAAGCCTGGTGATACTGGATGAAATCGGCAGAGGGACATCCACATTCGACGGCCTCTCGATTGCCTGGGCTGTCGCCGAACATCTTGTCAAGAAAGACGACAAGGGCATAAAGACTCTTTTCGCCACTCATTACCATGAACTTACCGAACTGGCCAGGAAGCAGGAACGAGTCCAGAATTTCTCTATCGCCGTAAAGGAATGGAACGATACCATTATCTTTCTCCACAAGCTGGTGCGGGGCGGCACCAATCGGAGTTATGGCATTCAGGTGGCAGGGCTTGCCGGTGTTCCGGACAGCGTCGTTGGCAGGGCCAAGGACATCCTGCATGCCATTGAAACCGGCGAGATGGCCGGTGGTGGAACCAGGAACCTCACAACAGCCACGGCGCAAAACAAGAAAAAGCATCCCAACCAGCTGTCACTCTTTGAGACTTCAATCGACCCATTGCGCAGTTATTTACAGAAGATCACTATCGACGATCTCAGCCCCAGACAGGCCCTGGAAGTACTTTATGAACTCGACAGAATCGCCAATACATAA
- the atpG gene encoding ATP synthase F1 subunit gamma: MPSLKDVQTKIQGVKKTAQITKAMNMVASAKLRGAQEKMEAFRPYTSKFNEAMSNLSGGANTTSFPLMEVREVKQVELVVITSDRGLCGSFNSNIIRMAEQKIRQYEAEGKTVSLVCVGKKGYQILRKTGKVRKQFLDIMGSFQMFNAREIASDVSQNFLDGNSDKVEIIYGEFRSVAQQKPASKNFLPVQPIESGESEKKISGEYIYEPSTEEIMDVLQPLYLNVMVYHSMLEVGASEHAARMTAMDNATNACKDIVDNLTIVYNKARQAAITAELMDIVGGAEALK; encoded by the coding sequence ATGCCCAGTTTAAAAGACGTGCAAACAAAGATCCAGGGAGTTAAAAAGACCGCCCAGATCACCAAAGCCATGAATATGGTCGCCTCGGCAAAACTGCGGGGTGCCCAAGAGAAAATGGAAGCCTTCCGGCCATACACCTCGAAGTTCAACGAGGCTATGTCCAATCTGTCCGGAGGTGCCAATACCACAAGTTTTCCGCTCATGGAAGTTCGTGAGGTCAAACAGGTTGAACTTGTCGTGATAACTTCCGATCGTGGACTGTGCGGATCCTTCAACTCGAACATTATTCGCATGGCCGAGCAAAAAATTCGGCAATATGAGGCCGAAGGGAAAACGGTCAGCCTTGTCTGCGTTGGGAAGAAGGGATACCAGATTCTCAGAAAAACAGGCAAGGTAAGAAAACAGTTTCTGGATATCATGGGATCCTTCCAGATGTTCAATGCCCGTGAAATTGCCAGTGATGTTTCTCAGAACTTCCTTGATGGAAATTCGGATAAGGTAGAAATCATCTACGGAGAATTTCGGTCTGTGGCGCAACAGAAGCCGGCTTCAAAGAATTTCCTTCCGGTCCAGCCCATCGAGAGCGGCGAGAGCGAGAAGAAAATTTCCGGTGAATATATCTATGAACCATCCACAGAAGAGATTATGGATGTCCTGCAACCCCTTTATCTCAATGTTATGGTGTATCACTCCATGCTTGAGGTGGGTGCCAGTGAACATGCTGCACGTATGACCGCCATGGATAATGCGACGAATGCATGTAAGGATATCGTGGATAATCTGACGATTGTGTATAATAAGGCTCGCCAGGCCGCCATCACAGCAGAACTCATGGATATTGTTGGCGGTGCCGAAGCCCTTAAATAG
- a CDS encoding F0F1 ATP synthase subunit epsilon has product MAQQIRLEVVTPTGAVVNDDVDIVNAPGYGGDFGVLANHAPFLSTIKIGLLSYEQGKKRENLMISGGFCEVSNNKITFLVESAEFGTKIDVDRAMKAKERAEKRLAQAAQKSESINRARAEAALQRAMARIKASKAM; this is encoded by the coding sequence ATGGCACAACAGATACGTTTAGAAGTAGTCACTCCGACCGGAGCAGTGGTAAATGACGATGTGGATATCGTCAATGCTCCCGGATATGGAGGTGATTTTGGTGTGCTCGCTAATCATGCGCCTTTCCTCTCGACCATCAAGATAGGCCTACTCTCCTATGAACAGGGGAAAAAGAGAGAAAACCTGATGATAAGCGGGGGATTCTGTGAGGTGTCCAATAATAAAATCACCTTTCTCGTCGAGAGTGCGGAATTCGGAACAAAGATTGATGTTGATCGGGCCATGAAAGCCAAGGAACGAGCCGAGAAACGACTTGCTCAGGCGGCCCAGAAGAGTGAAAGTATCAATCGTGCCCGCGCTGAAGCGGCCTTGCAGAGGGCTATGGCCCGGATAAAGGCCTCAAAAGCTATGTAA
- a CDS encoding metallophosphoesterase family protein has translation MIRAGILSDTHLVAATEQFKEIAARAFDDCDMIFHAGDITAMEILEQFRPKPVHAVHGNMCGYAARLALPQSKIIVVGGFTIALCHGAGPRHNIEERMWAQFPEADCIIYGHTHQPVCERKGEILFINPGSFQCTSAYSSPASYAILTIDGHSLNAKLHTIRTLR, from the coding sequence ACGCACCTGGTGGCGGCAACGGAGCAGTTTAAAGAAATTGCCGCAAGAGCATTTGACGATTGCGATATGATCTTTCATGCCGGAGATATTACCGCTATGGAAATACTGGAGCAGTTTCGCCCGAAACCCGTTCATGCCGTACATGGCAATATGTGCGGATACGCCGCACGCTTGGCTCTGCCGCAAAGCAAGATCATCGTGGTGGGAGGATTCACAATCGCTCTTTGCCACGGTGCCGGTCCCCGTCACAATATAGAAGAAAGGATGTGGGCGCAATTTCCCGAGGCGGACTGTATCATCTATGGGCACACACATCAGCCGGTATGTGAAAGGAAGGGCGAAATTCTCTTTATTAATCCGGGCAGCTTTCAGTGCACATCAGCTTACAGCAGCCCGGCATCCTATGCGATACTTACCATTGACGGCCACAGCCTCAATGCGAAGCTCCACACCATAAGGACACTGCGATGA
- the atpA gene encoding F0F1 ATP synthase subunit alpha, translated as MQIKAEEISQIIKDQIGEYETSIDLNETGTVISVGDGIARVYGVQNCMALELLEFPGGIMGLALNLEQDNVGCAVLGSVDMIKEGDIVKRTGRIAEVPVGPEMDGRVVDGIGFPIDGLGPIDTKLTSKIEVLAPGVIARKGVHEPCYTGAKAVDAMTPVGRGQRELIIGDRQIGKTSLCVDAIIAQKDTDIHCIYVAVGQKKSTVALVVEALRKHGAMEYTTVVAACASDPAPMQYIAPFAGCAMGEYYRDNGQHALIIYDDLSKQAVAYRELSLLLRRPPGREAYPGDIFFNHSRLLERASKLNDELGAGSLTALPIIETQAGDVSAFIPTNVISITDGQVYLEPNLFFSGVRPAINVGLSVSRVGGAAQVKAMKQVAGTLRLDLAQFRELAAFAAFGSDLDAKTQAQLTRGERLVEILKQPQYQPLPMEKQVTIIYAGANGYLDKLPVNTLADYEQELYNYIESNDPSIFADLKAQEEFTDPIKEKLNKALTSFGETFKATKGLN; from the coding sequence ATGCAGATCAAAGCCGAAGAAATTAGTCAGATTATCAAAGACCAGATTGGGGAGTACGAGACAAGCATTGACCTGAACGAGACGGGGACCGTAATCTCTGTCGGTGATGGTATTGCCCGTGTCTACGGAGTGCAGAACTGTATGGCCCTGGAACTCCTTGAGTTCCCGGGAGGTATTATGGGACTGGCGCTCAACCTTGAGCAGGACAATGTCGGCTGTGCCGTATTGGGCAGTGTCGATATGATCAAGGAAGGCGACATCGTCAAGCGGACCGGCCGTATTGCCGAGGTTCCCGTTGGACCTGAAATGGACGGCCGTGTTGTTGACGGCATCGGTTTCCCTATAGACGGTCTGGGCCCGATCGATACCAAGCTTACCTCCAAGATCGAAGTTCTCGCCCCTGGTGTTATCGCCCGTAAAGGGGTACACGAGCCCTGCTATACCGGCGCCAAAGCAGTTGACGCCATGACTCCTGTCGGACGTGGTCAGCGTGAACTGATCATCGGCGATCGCCAGATCGGTAAAACCTCTCTTTGCGTCGATGCCATTATCGCCCAGAAGGATACTGATATTCATTGTATTTACGTTGCCGTCGGTCAGAAGAAATCCACTGTTGCCCTGGTGGTTGAAGCACTGAGAAAGCATGGTGCCATGGAATATACCACAGTCGTTGCCGCCTGTGCTTCCGATCCCGCGCCTATGCAGTACATCGCACCTTTTGCCGGTTGCGCCATGGGTGAGTATTACAGAGACAACGGCCAACACGCCCTGATCATTTATGACGATCTCTCCAAACAGGCCGTTGCTTATCGTGAGCTTTCCCTGCTGCTTCGTCGTCCTCCCGGACGTGAAGCCTATCCTGGCGATATTTTCTTTAACCATTCCAGGCTCCTCGAACGTGCTTCCAAATTGAATGACGAACTCGGTGCCGGATCGCTTACCGCACTGCCGATCATCGAGACCCAGGCCGGTGACGTTTCGGCCTTCATTCCGACAAACGTTATCTCCATTACCGACGGCCAGGTCTATCTCGAGCCAAACCTGTTCTTCTCCGGTGTGCGTCCTGCAATTAACGTTGGACTCTCCGTATCGCGTGTTGGTGGAGCCGCCCAGGTAAAAGCCATGAAGCAGGTAGCCGGTACGCTCCGTCTTGATCTTGCTCAGTTCCGTGAGCTGGCAGCCTTTGCCGCCTTCGGATCCGATCTTGATGCCAAAACCCAGGCGCAGCTCACCAGAGGCGAGAGACTTGTTGAAATACTCAAGCAGCCCCAGTACCAACCACTGCCTATGGAAAAGCAGGTTACCATAATTTATGCCGGTGCCAATGGTTACCTGGATAAGCTGCCTGTCAACACATTGGCCGACTATGAGCAGGAACTCTATAACTATATCGAATCAAACGATCCATCAATCTTTGCCGATTTGAAAGCGCAGGAAGAGTTCACTGATCCAATCAAAGAGAAACTGAATAAAGCACTGACCAGCTTTGGTGAAACATTCAAGGCAACCAAAGGTCTTAACTAA
- a CDS encoding acyl-CoA dehydrogenase family protein translates to MSYTRDITDYMGLQGLLTDEEKLVRETARNFVNEKVMPVIDDYAQKEKFPEELIAQMGELGFLGPTLPEEYGCAELSNVAYGLLMYELERGDSGIRSFASVQGSLVMYPIFAFGSEEQKKYWLPKMAAGSAVGCFGLTEPDFGSNPSGMKTRAVRNADGTWCLNGAKMWITNGSIADVAVVWAQTDEGVRGFLVEKGTNGFEAPRMKGKWSLRASITSELVFDNVIVEEEKSLLPGVKGLKGPLSCLTQARYGIAWGALGAADNCYQTALEYAQSRIQFDKPIAAFQLQQKKLAEMVTELTKGQLLAFQLGRLKDQGTYTPAQVSMAKMNNVNIARDIARTARTMLGANGIMGEYPVMRHMNNLESVYTYEGTHDMHTLIIGQEVTGIAAYR, encoded by the coding sequence ATGAGCTATACCAGAGATATCACGGATTATATGGGGCTGCAGGGACTGTTGACGGATGAAGAAAAACTGGTTCGGGAAACAGCCAGGAATTTTGTCAATGAGAAGGTGATGCCGGTCATTGATGATTATGCCCAGAAAGAAAAATTTCCAGAAGAGCTTATAGCCCAGATGGGAGAGCTTGGTTTTCTTGGACCGACGCTGCCGGAGGAATATGGCTGTGCGGAGCTTTCCAATGTGGCCTACGGCCTGCTGATGTATGAACTGGAGCGAGGTGATTCCGGGATACGCAGTTTTGCCTCGGTGCAGGGGTCACTTGTGATGTACCCCATATTTGCCTTTGGTTCGGAAGAGCAGAAAAAGTACTGGCTCCCCAAAATGGCGGCCGGAAGTGCTGTCGGCTGCTTTGGGCTCACCGAGCCGGATTTCGGCTCGAACCCTTCCGGAATGAAAACACGCGCGGTACGGAATGCGGATGGAACCTGGTGTCTCAACGGGGCAAAGATGTGGATAACCAACGGCAGTATTGCCGATGTTGCCGTGGTTTGGGCGCAGACCGATGAAGGGGTACGCGGCTTCCTCGTGGAAAAAGGTACGAACGGTTTTGAGGCTCCGCGCATGAAAGGAAAATGGAGCCTTCGTGCCTCGATTACCTCCGAGTTGGTTTTCGACAATGTCATTGTCGAGGAGGAAAAAAGTCTGCTCCCTGGTGTTAAAGGACTGAAAGGGCCTTTGAGTTGTCTTACCCAGGCCCGCTATGGCATTGCCTGGGGAGCGTTGGGCGCCGCTGATAACTGTTACCAGACGGCACTTGAATATGCCCAATCACGGATCCAGTTTGACAAACCAATCGCGGCATTTCAGCTGCAGCAGAAAAAGCTGGCGGAGATGGTGACGGAACTCACCAAGGGGCAGCTCCTGGCGTTTCAGCTTGGGCGGCTCAAAGATCAGGGCACCTATACTCCGGCGCAGGTATCAATGGCCAAAATGAACAATGTCAATATCGCGCGTGATATTGCCAGGACAGCGCGAACAATGCTGGGGGCAAACGGCATTATGGGCGAGTATCCGGTCATGCGTCACATGAACAATCTGGAATCCGTCTATACCTATGAGGGAACGCACGATATGCACACCCTGATAATAGGCCAGGAGGTTACCGGAATAGCGGCCTATCGATAG
- a CDS encoding N-acetylmuramoyl-L-alanine amidase produces the protein MFERFSLKNDLKESIGYYRDCASLFPHHRLADDALFALGSIFSDKLDDNNRAAKYFSDIVTRYPQGDMYSRAAEEMKKLSSAYDIALPQSMISETNHKKLTNVLPVKYWSSEDYSRVIIKASGPVTYSAQLLEKTGDAPRRLYIDFQNSYIEPLYRRPVPVSDGLLQQIRTGQNTQETVRVVLDIESISSYKIFSLPDPFRVVVDIRGVARRSTPSNSKSIKELLKPNINHEQIIIFKDQKKRSIVSSAKAGNTLDSGIPSGPELSLAQQLGLGVGKIVIDPGHGGKDPGAIANGLKEKDIVLKLAKRLAHNLEASLGCEVVLTRTKDVYLSLEERTAIANGNNADLFLSLHVNAHSQSSVHGLETYFLNLSNNPEAMRVAAYENATSELQMSDLQDVLAHIMKNSKINESSRLAHTVHTTLVRGLNNNDLALKDLGVKQAPFYVLIGAEMPAILLEAAFISNPLEAKKLSSDLFLDSFAVNISQGVKNYIESNSARLNLQALQ, from the coding sequence ATGTTTGAGAGATTTTCCCTGAAAAATGACCTTAAGGAATCAATAGGATATTATCGGGACTGCGCTTCGCTCTTTCCTCATCATCGACTTGCCGACGACGCTCTGTTTGCCCTGGGGTCGATCTTTTCCGATAAACTTGACGATAACAACAGAGCAGCAAAATACTTCAGCGATATTGTTACACGCTATCCTCAAGGAGATATGTATAGCCGGGCTGCAGAGGAGATGAAAAAACTGTCCAGCGCTTACGATATAGCCTTGCCGCAGAGCATGATTAGTGAGACCAACCACAAAAAACTCACCAACGTACTCCCGGTCAAGTACTGGTCATCAGAAGATTATAGCCGTGTCATCATAAAAGCCTCAGGGCCTGTGACCTATTCTGCCCAGCTTCTCGAAAAGACAGGTGATGCGCCTCGGCGACTCTATATCGATTTTCAGAACAGCTATATAGAACCGCTGTACCGCCGCCCCGTCCCCGTCTCTGACGGTCTTTTACAACAAATCCGTACCGGCCAGAATACCCAGGAGACAGTCAGGGTTGTCCTTGATATAGAGTCAATCTCATCGTATAAAATTTTCAGCCTTCCTGATCCCTTCCGTGTTGTCGTAGACATCCGGGGAGTTGCACGCCGCAGTACACCCTCAAACAGCAAATCCATCAAGGAACTGCTCAAGCCGAACATCAACCATGAACAAATAATTATCTTCAAGGACCAGAAAAAGCGCAGCATAGTCAGTTCTGCAAAAGCTGGTAATACCCTGGACTCAGGAATACCATCCGGTCCTGAACTTTCCCTGGCTCAGCAGCTCGGTCTTGGAGTAGGCAAGATTGTCATTGACCCCGGTCATGGCGGCAAGGATCCCGGGGCGATAGCCAACGGGCTGAAGGAAAAGGATATCGTGCTCAAGCTTGCCAAAAGACTGGCCCACAATCTGGAGGCCTCACTTGGCTGTGAAGTGGTACTGACCCGAACCAAGGACGTTTATCTTTCTTTGGAAGAACGTACGGCCATTGCCAATGGCAATAATGCCGATCTCTTCCTGTCGCTCCATGTCAATGCCCATTCACAATCCTCAGTGCATGGCCTCGAAACTTATTTTCTCAATCTTTCCAACAATCCAGAGGCAATGCGGGTGGCAGCCTATGAGAACGCCACTTCTGAATTGCAGATGAGCGATCTCCAGGATGTTCTGGCGCACATCATGAAGAATTCTAAAATAAACGAATCCTCCCGTCTCGCTCATACAGTGCACACCACTCTGGTTAGAGGGCTGAACAATAACGACCTCGCCCTCAAGGATCTAGGAGTAAAGCAGGCTCCCTTCTACGTTCTTATCGGAGCCGAAATGCCTGCTATCCTTCTGGAAGCAGCCTTCATTAGTAATCCATTGGAAGCAAAAAAACTAAGCAGCGACCTGTTCCTCGACTCCTTTGCAGTCAATATCTCCCAAGGAGTCAAAAATTATATCGAATCAAACAGTGCACGTCTCAACCTTCAGGCCCTGCAATGA
- the atpD gene encoding F0F1 ATP synthase subunit beta → MSEQRKGKVLQVIGPVVDVEFDAGNLPNIMSALMVSNPSISDVEDNLVIEVAQHLGNNACRCIAMDQTDGLVRGMEVRDSGEPITIPVGEAALGRIMNVVGRPVDGLGPIASTNMSKIHRPAPLFTEQDTEVRVLETGIKVIDLLVPFPLGGKMGLFGGAGCGKTVIMMEMVNNIAMHHGGISVFCGVGERTREGNDLYHEMKESGVLPKAALVYGQMTEPPGARARVALTGLTAAEYFRDEQGQDVLFFVDNIFRFTQAGSEVSALLGRIPSAVGYQPTLATDLGALQERITSTTKGSITAVQCVYVPADDLTDPAPATTFAHLDGTVVLSRQIAELGIYPAVDPLDSTSRILDPNVIGEEHYNVARGVQVSLQKYKDLQDIIAILGMDELSEEDQLLVSRARKIQRYLSQPFTVAEVFTGMAGKFVKVADTVQGFKEILEGKHDDMSENAFYMVGSIDEAIEKSKKVA, encoded by the coding sequence ATGAGTGAGCAGAGAAAAGGAAAAGTATTACAGGTTATTGGACCTGTCGTAGACGTTGAATTTGATGCCGGAAATCTGCCGAACATCATGAGTGCACTGATGGTAAGCAACCCCAGTATCTCCGATGTGGAAGATAATCTGGTTATAGAGGTTGCCCAGCACCTTGGCAATAACGCTTGCCGCTGTATCGCCATGGACCAGACCGACGGTCTGGTCAGAGGAATGGAGGTTCGTGATTCAGGTGAACCCATCACCATACCCGTAGGCGAGGCCGCACTCGGCCGGATCATGAATGTTGTCGGTCGTCCGGTTGATGGTCTTGGCCCGATCGCTTCCACAAATATGTCAAAAATCCATCGACCTGCTCCGCTGTTTACCGAGCAGGACACCGAAGTACGTGTACTCGAGACAGGCATCAAAGTTATCGACCTGCTGGTACCGTTCCCGCTTGGTGGAAAAATGGGACTGTTCGGCGGCGCCGGTTGTGGTAAGACAGTTATTATGATGGAAATGGTCAACAACATCGCCATGCATCATGGTGGTATCTCTGTTTTCTGCGGTGTCGGCGAGCGTACCCGTGAAGGAAACGATCTGTATCATGAGATGAAGGAATCAGGCGTTCTCCCTAAGGCTGCCCTGGTATATGGACAGATGACTGAGCCTCCTGGAGCGCGTGCCCGAGTCGCTCTTACCGGCCTGACCGCTGCTGAGTATTTTCGCGATGAACAGGGACAGGACGTGCTTTTCTTTGTTGACAACATCTTCCGGTTTACCCAGGCTGGCTCCGAGGTTTCCGCGCTTCTGGGACGTATCCCGTCTGCTGTTGGTTATCAGCCAACACTTGCAACGGATCTTGGTGCCCTTCAGGAACGTATCACCTCCACCACTAAAGGTTCGATCACCGCCGTGCAATGTGTTTACGTACCTGCAGACGACTTGACCGATCCTGCACCCGCTACTACCTTCGCGCATCTTGACGGAACGGTTGTTCTTTCCCGTCAGATTGCCGAGCTGGGCATCTACCCCGCTGTTGACCCTCTGGATTCGACTTCCAGGATTCTCGATCCTAACGTTATTGGCGAAGAGCACTATAACGTCGCTCGTGGTGTCCAGGTTTCCCTGCAGAAGTATAAGGATCTGCAGGATATCATCGCAATTCTCGGAATGGATGAGCTTTCCGAAGAAGATCAGCTGCTGGTATCACGAGCCCGGAAGATCCAGCGCTATCTCTCCCAGCCGTTTACAGTTGCAGAAGTTTTCACCGGCATGGCCGGCAAATTCGTCAAGGTTGCCGATACAGTTCAGGGATTCAAGGAAATTCTGGAAGGCAAACATGACGATATGTCTGAAAATGCCTTCTATATGGTCGGTTCCATTGATGAGGCCATTGAAAAATCGAAGAAAGTGGCATAA